The Accipiter gentilis chromosome Z, bAccGen1.1, whole genome shotgun sequence DNA window AGAAGTGCTTAAAGAAACTGATCCATCTTTCTTTGTtcaaacagcaaaacaacttCATGTCAGGTATCTTAATTATCTTCTGTTTGAGGTACAGGCACTGTTCCAGGATGTCGGGTCAGTCATGCTCTTTTGACGCCTGCTAGCAAAGTATTGAATGCAATACCTTGTATTGCAGATGCTCAGGAGATGGTCCTGGTACCATGCAGTAGAAATTACTACGTGACAGAGTGCGTTAAGGAACAGCACACAGGAGGGGCTCTGTCCTGCGACAACGCCTAGCCTTGTTCAGTAGGACTGCAGTGGAAGGGTAGCCCATTCAGCTCACTGACACATTCCTTTGCTCAGAGATTGTATTGGGTATTTGCAAGTTAATCTAACAGGTCTCTTCTGGCTTTAAACTCTTTGATCTTAATGGTTGTTCTCTGTTAGTGCTTCACACCTGTGTTGTTCTTTGAACATAATGCCCCAAATTGTTACAATGCTTTGCCAGCTGAACAATTACCTGTTCCTTATATTTACACTGATCTACAAAAACcctttaaattttgcatttgaattctGTCTAGAGAGACAGAAATTTCTGGGAGGCATGAGTGAGTACAtgaaaacagaactttttttaaagcaaaacctagCATTTTTGCCTTAAGGAATGCAGACATGTgaattcccttttctctcttctgccatACTTCTGCTTCTGTGCTTACAGAATCCAAAAAGCTACTGAATCTCTGAAGAACTTCAGGCCAGCAGCTGAAACTACTTTTGAAGACTTTGTGGTGGACATAGCCAAGCAAGAAGACATCCTTGGTGACTTGGCCTTCCATTCCAATGGTAAATAGCGAGAGCATCAGGTCTTTCTCGAGTTACGGCTTTAAGGGCTTCTCTGGAAAGAGGCAAAGCTTATGCAGGGCTGTAGTTGCAGAACTCAGTGTTGTGGCTTGTGTTGTCCCTTCTGTCTCCGTGATCCACAAGGCATTGCCTGGTACCAAGGCTAACTTCAGCTTTGATAAAGAAGCTAAGATGCCATTGCATTCAGTACCAGTTTACACTGGCTTTCAAAATATCGTAATTAAATAATACTAGGTCTTCCGAGAAGCTTTTTGTTGTATGAGAGAAAAAACTAATTTTTTACATGGTTTTTTTTAGCTGCCAGCAGAAATAAGTAATacaaatttcaaagtaaaaacagaaaacaggGGATTTATTTAAGTGCATGAACAGAACCATCCTCGTATGCACTCTTCAACTAGGCAGATCAGATTCAACTCGCACACACGCAGTGCTATAGCCACTCAAGAAAGGGCTTGTGTTGTTAACTCTGAAACAACGTATATCtgaatttgagattttttttttctcctgaatctCTGGCATTCCAGGTCTAGAAACACCAGAAATCGatgaagagcagagcagagtCTACAACAAAGCTCTGATCAGTTGGGAACGCCCTGGGAAGACAGACACAGCTGATACCTATGTTCTTGAGTATCATAAGCTTAACAGAGAAGAGGAGAGTGCGACGTGGCAGGAGATCAAAGTTTGCAGCAAGAGCAAAGTAATATCTGATCTTGATGACAACAGCAGCTATGCCTTTAGAGTTCGAGGATATAAAGGGTCCATCTGTAGCCCTTGGAGCCAAGAAGTTATTTTGCATACGCCTCCAGCTCCAGGTATTGGATTTTCTTACGTCGACCAGGTGCTGAATCCATGTCTGTCCGTGTTAAGAGCTGTAGGTGGTTTCCAGTAGCTCCCAGACTTCTACTATACTGTTACTGGTTGCATAAATGTTGAGAAACACTGTTAACAAACAGGTTAAATGGGTAGCATACTGAGGCTTGCATGACATTCCTGGTAGCCTTTAAAAGTGAGAAATTCTAACACCCGTGTGACTTAAAATGTAGTTTATAAGCACAGAAGGTCAAATACTTAACTAAGAGGAAATTTTTGGGGatactgtttttcagttttcagttttctttttgatgACAAATGTGGGTACAACAGCGAACATCTCCTGCTGAACCCAAGAAGAACCTCTGTGGAAAGCAGGGCTGGATTTCCTCTACTGCTGGGATCTGAGCACATGCAGGTTGGATGCTACACAACCCTGGATTACATCATTGGTGACACTGGGATTGCCAAAGGGAAGCACTTCTGGGCTTTTCATGTGGAAGCCTATTCCTACCTGGTGAAAGTGGGAGTTGTTTCTAGCAGCAAGATACAGAAATTGTTCCATAATACCCATGATGTGACCAGCCCAAGGTAAATTCCAGACTCTTGCTTAATACATGTTTTATGTAAGgagatggctttttaaaaaataaagtaagggTGAGTCTGGTCTCAATTAGTACAGAAGGAGAAGCTAACCAGTGGAAAGTGGCTTGAAGGATATGGTGTAAGCAGGTTGTCCTGTTTATCCCCTACTACTAGTAGAAAGAAATTCTAATTATCCAGagtcctattttctttctttttgggaaagaaatctttgggaaagaaatgtcaaGATACATCTATAGGGATGTAAAGCCAGAACGTAAAAAAAAGCTGTCAGTTGCGAGATCGAAGCAATGCTTATTTGTCAATAGTAAGACTCTGCCTTAATTCCCATAGCATACTGGGTTTGGCAGCCATTCAGAGGTACAATGTTCACTGTGCATATCTGTGTAACTTTGCTGTAGCTTGCATCATGGTGGATTCCAAGTCACTGGCTTATCCCAGGCTATAAGCTTGCTTACAGTGCTGGAGTGCTACTGAGCACAAGCCAGAGTACAGTGGACAAACCAGCAAAATGATCTCCAGCTCTCAATTACAGTTGTAGTAAGCCTGGATGTGTGCAGGAACTGCAGGCTGGGAGGCTATCTCCTGGGAACTCTTAACTTTTTCAGGAATCTAACAAATGTATTGGCTTCCTCCTGTATAACATAGTGAAAGtgtaaaaatgcaaatgtcttgAGCTGCTTAAAGTCAGATGGAGCCTTTTTGCAAAGTGAGAAATTAGATCCtgatttcctgatttctttttccttatccACACGAATATCTGGAAAACTTTAGCTGACACACATCCAACTTGCCCCCATACACCCCAAACCTGCACACCTAGCTAGGGATTGTCTGCACAGAAGAATGCGTGCTCCTCAGCTCTGTCTTCATCTGGGGACAGGAGTAGGGGGAAAAGCATGTAAACTGAACAAACCTAGCTACAAACTTTCCCCAGTAACCAGCTGGGGAACAGGGGTTCACGGAAGCCTCCAGGCAGAGCACTTttaaaaccccaacaaacaaacaaacaaacaaacccccaaccaaaacctGAAACCACTGCTTTTTGTATTTTGAGATTTGAAGACAATGTAATACAGCAGCGTCATGGAAAACTCATAGGGCAACAGTAATGTGAAATGTATTTACTGGTGCTGTTTGAGATTACGTAAATAAAGTTAAACGTATGTTGTCTGTAATGATTAGTCATATTTGCTAAATTACTTCTCAAGTTAACTAATTTACCTGTAGGTTCATTAATGATTGCCTAGCATGAGTACATTTAGATACATCCACTCCTTAGTAAAGCCTTCTGTGGCCTCGTCCTCAGTAGTAGTGTTTAGCTGTTATTAATTGTTTGAGGTGGCCCAAGTAACTGTTCTCCACCTACTAAATTCATCTTCCCTCCTGGCTTAGCTATATTTTTACCCCACAAGTTTTTGTGGTTGATAGCGTGGTGTTACCTCtcatacaaaaatgttttctccagTTCACATCACTGATCCCGCTTCAGAATATGACAAAAGCAAatggttgtttttctgttctagATACGAGCAAGACAGTGGCCATGACAGTGGGACTGAAGATGCCTTCTTTGACTCATCGCAGCCTGTCACACTAGTCACTTTAGGCATGAAGAAGTTCTTTATCCCCATGACACCTGCTTCCCCCAAGGATCCAGCAAGCAGAATCCTCCCCCTGCCGTCGTGCTTGGGCATCTGCCTTGACTGTGACAAAGGCAAGGTGGGGTTTTACGACGCAGGTAGTATGAAATGCCTTTATGAATCCAAGGTGGACTGCTCTGGCATGATGTACCCAGCATTTGCCTTAATGGGTGGCGCAGCGGTTCATCTTGAGGAAGCTGTCACAGCAAGGTATGGGGAGTACCACGATGACATCTAGTGCAGTAATCCCTTCCCATTGCTGTTCTGAGATGGAAGATGAAAGCAGAAGAATTCTACCTTGGTTTTCAGTCCTGATTAATTACATTCTACCTACATGTTGCTCACAAGCCTCTGGGccatgctttttttaaacaaacagtcCAGACACTTCCCACACCAGTGGGAAATGTTCTTCCAGGAACTCTCCTGCCTTTCTTGTGATCTGTGCAATGCTGTTATCTGCAGACTTTCTTCCCGGGGGGAAGCAGGGAAGGAGTTTGACTAGCAACCAAAATTACTCTTCGGGGGTAGAAATCTGCCTTTTATGTAACTTAAACCTACGTAGTCAGTTTTCCATTGAATGAAGTCAAAGCTGACAGCACGTGATTGCTGTTCTCCTTTTAAGAAATCTGCCTGAATACCTCTGAAGGGTCAAATGTTTTCCAGTTAGCCCCTGAGCACCGGAGGCTGGGCCTTTCAGATCGAAATAACATTTGCAAAAATACAGTATAAAGCAGGGAGAAATCAGAACTGCAGCTGAACGTTTAGGTTCTcggcacattgctggttcatgtccaatttttcatccaccaggatccgcaagcccttctctgcagggctgctctccatcccctaGCCTGTACTGACACTGGAGACTGCCcagacccaagtgcaggaccttgcatgtGGCCTcagtgaacctcatgaggttcacatgggtccATTCCTCAaacctgtcagggtccctctggatggcaacccCTCCCTCTAGCAAGTGAACTgctcagtttggtgtcatctgcaaacttgttgagggtgtaCTCGATCCCACTGTGTTGTTAATGAAGATACTAAATAATACTGGtgccagtacagacccctgagggacaccactcattactggtttccacttggacattgagctgttgactgtaactctttggacgtggccatccagccagttccttttccattgaacagtccatccatcaaacccatttCCCTCAaatttagaggtaagaatgttgtgggggatcttatcaaaggccttacagaagtccagttatatgacatctgtagctcttcccttgcccgttgatgcagtcactccatcacagaaggccactaacTGAgacaggcacaatttgccctttgtGAACTCAtgctggctgtctctaatcacctccctgtcttccatatgtttcagtgtatcttccaggaggatctgttacGTGATCTTActgggcacggaggtggactgcaTCTGTTTATAGAAATCTACATAAAAAACCACTTGGGTACTTGCACTGTTAACTTGTGTTGTGGAAAAATAAGGATCTAAAGTGAAGGATGTTTCTAATACATACTTGGTGCTTTCTAATTTGGGGATATGCTTTCTAATTTGGGGATAGTGTTGCATCTTGATGAAAGTGTGTGAAGTATGCTTACTAAGTACATGTATACAGCTGTGGAGTTATGAAACGGGACCTGAAAATCACAATACACTTTAATGAATGTAGGTCATAATGCAAAACCTTTGTGTGCTTTGCTGTCTGAACTGTCATACTGATCTGACCTGGAGTCCGTCCCTCACAGTGTCCTCTCTCGTAagcctctgtcagaagaaattggCAGAAATGGTAATTGGCAGAAATGTCATCTGCGCCAAGGtgtgcttgacagccctttcggGGCTAGAAAGGCCCAGCAAGGGCAACTTCTTGTCTGGGCCTCACCTGCAAATATTTCTGCCTCAGTAAGGCTGTATGGAAGTATGTTCCACGCCTTAATTGTATGCTTGTGTGAGAAACACTTTGATGTCCCAGGCGGCAGGTGTGAAGGAGTGGATATCTTCTGAAGCTTTATCCTGCAGGAGAAATAGCAAATTGTCCCTCGCTAATTATTCTTTAGGCCATTTCTTTTTGTAATAGATGGTTATCATAGCCGTTCTGTCCCATTATGCCCTCCCCTTCATGTTTCCTCTTGCTGAGGGAAGCCATTCTGTACTGGTGAGCATCCTGCTGccctcctttctcctcttgcCTTCTGACACTCTGTTGCTGTGAAGGATGACAAAattctgggttttccttttttccatagTTCTAAAACCATATTTGCCTTTTTGGTTGATACCAAATGTTAAGGTGACATTACAAAgtttcttctgcagtgttttccaCGCAGTCCTGATGGTGAGTTGTAAACAAGTTGTGCACATACAGGGTTTCTCCACCTTGTgtgttattttgcatttgttaatGTTGAATGTCATCTGCTTGTTTACTTAGTCACTTAGtcctgagggcctcctgcagctcTTCAGTCACTGCTAGAGCTGAATGTTCCTGAGTAGCTTCATAGGTAACACAAACGTGAtcatttttttgcttgcttttccagATCGTGGGGCAACTTAAGTTGTAGGGGGACGCAGCAAATCTCTTTCTGCTGTTAAAATTTATTGTtccttccactttttttcccctgagtcaTTCACTAAATCATGATTAGCTAGTGAAGCACTGGAAACTTTTACATGTTAGTACACTCTGTTGAGTAGATGACTCATGTTCTTGTGTGTGTGAGCCCTGTAGTAGGATAAACCCAGGAGACAGGATTTTCTCTTCAGTAGCTGTGATTTCTCCCATTGTATAATCACCATTTGTCCGTTCATCTACCAAACCTGGTAATGGCTCAAAGCTATAGATTACAGGGTTGaactttctggtttttgtttttgctaGACCAAATCTCCTTCCACAGACAAATGTACCATTTTTGATTCCTCTGTTTCAGAAATGGGTCTAAGTTAGAGGTTTTTGTCATGGTTAGCACTCCACAGTTCCACGTTTGGATTCTTTATAAGCATCTGGACCAATATCACCAGGCTTTGGCCTTTCATTACTTCATGGAAATATTAATAAACTGAATACTCTATCTTAGAATGAAGACAGTCTCTCAgactcatttattttttaaaaaagattaaattttaCTGATTTGAGAACATAGAAGTGAGAAATTAaagatttagggttttttttctactatagCTTTACCTTACATTCGTTTGAGATGTGCTCTGCTATGCAATTACTTATTCTACTGGACAGAGACTGACACTACCTTAAACATTTATCCAATCTACCTTTTGATATGTCTGTTTGTATTTCTCTCATTCCGAGTTTAAATGATTTGGCTTTTGGTGTTACTTGAATATTTAGGATGGATTCATTACAGTACTCTGTGGTGCTTACTCCAGCTTATTAAATAACACAGTCAGAGGCACTGAAAACACCGTCAGATTTTTTCCACTGCAATGGAACTGCCACCTTTCAGAAGTACAGTTTAGCAGTACTTGCCTGTCCAGATACTTATTTTTCCAGAATAAGTTTCTTCCTATGAAACAGCACTTTACAATGTAGGCTAAGCTAAGAATGGTGTGGTATTGTGTGGATCTTTGTGCAATATAGCTGTTTGGTGAGTACTGTGTGATTTGCAAAGCTCCATGCAAGTGTGAATCATGTAGACACTTTCAAGATATCTAAAGCTTTAACAAAAAGGCCTTgtttgaaaatattctgaaatgtaaatgtgatgtcttttttcttttttaataaaagctgaaaatacagtAGCTTGGTCATTCACATTATTACATCCCAGCTCTGAACTACCCCGGTTGAAATAAGATTTCTTAGAATAAATGACACCAGGTGACTTGCAGGGAGAAAGCACTGCTTTTGGTTCTCAAGTCTGCTCATGTACCCGTACCTCTCATTTTAGGAGGACTAAAGAGGCTAGTTTGGACCAACTGCCACATAACTTTTACTTATGATGCTGATGTTAGCAGCTTGGCTGCCTGAGGCTCCCTCTCTAGGCCGGGGAGGAAAATGTGTGTCCAGAAGGAACTTGGCTGTTGGGGATTTTCAAGGGAACCTACTCATTCCTTAATGGAGGAAGCAGATGGTGCTTAGCTCTCCAACCAGAGCAGCCCAGCTGAGAGAGCTAAGGTCAGTTGGATGGACGTACCTTGCTCTGCAATTCTGAAAATGGGTGCCACTGCTTAAATCTGCATCTGTTTGAAAATTCAGTGTTTACGTTTGTTGACACCGCTCCTTCCAGGATGTTTTAAGTTCCAGCTTCTGATGGTTGCTGCCTTCAGGCCTGCTGTGTGTGCACCTGTGAGTGCTGGAGGCTGTATTCACAGTGGTGTCCTGTGAGCTGTGCTAGTGTGGTTAAATCGGCCACAGAGTCAATATATGTATCTGTTTACTTTAGGCGAGAAGGGCTGATgctcctgggaaagcagcagtgtgGAAACCAGGTGCAGTATTCTGCTGAATTCTCTCAACTTTCTGATTTGACTGCCGTCCTCAAGTATGTTGTTCAAAGGTACAAATGCCAGGTTTGTTTACTGCTTGAATCCGAGTAAAACTGACACTGTAGAGATAGAAGGGTGGCTGAGGAAGCACTTGAAAAGGACTCGGGCCAAAGAATATTCTTGGCGCCGCATCAGCACATGAATGCAGAGCTGACTGGCACTTCCTGAGGTGCTTGCCATCAGGGAAAGACTGAGATGGTTCGTGGTCTTTGGCTCAGCTCCTATCCAGTAACAACTTTCTGAAAGCTTATTTTGAGGTTCAGAAAAACAAACCGTGCGTCTGTGTGAGAGAGAACTTCAGTTTGTGCTGGAGTCTCAAATTAGAAAGAAGCGGCTTTGACTTGGCCTGAAGGATATTTCTAGCTCCTTGGCAACATAATAAGGCTTTTTGTGTCTTTATTGCCCAGCTATAAACATTGCACTGGGCAAATCCAACTTAGCATGAAAGGATCCATTTGTTTTAGCTAGCCTGCCTGGTTTGACAGTCTTAGTCCTTGTTCTTAACCCTTTTATTCCTCCTGCCTTCTATCTCCCATAAGACATATGTAAGGGAGAAATGGGAGGCTCAAACACTATCAGAAAGTGTTTCTCTCAAAAATTTATCTTTTCCTGCCTGTTTATTAAATTCTGCTGCTCTTTTGCTCCATCACGCCCATATCAGCTCTGCTTTGGTGCAGTTACTGGATTTCCTGCTCCTTTCTCAGACCTGGAAACAACTACAGCAGCAGTATCGTCTGTTCCTCCATGCACTGTAACTGGGAGatacagaatcagagaatcatttaggttggaaaagaccttcaagatcatagagtccaaccatcaaccatgtccactaaaccatgtcctgaagtaccctgtccactcgctttttgaatatctccagggatggtgactcaaccacgtCCCTGGGCaacccattccaatgtttgacaaccctctcagtaaaaaaaaatttcctaatatccaacctaaatctcccatgctgcaacttgaggccatttcctctcgtcctatctccagccacctgacagaagagaccagcacccacctcactacaaccccctttgaggtagttgtagagagcgataaggtctcccctcagcctcctcttttctccaaactaaacagcccctgttccctcagctgctcctcgtaagacttgtgctccaggccccacaccaacttggttgccctcctctgaacacgctccagcacctcaatgtctttcctgtagtgaggggcccaaaactgagcacagcactcgaggtgcggcctcaccagtgccaagtacggggggggggggggggcgatcactgccctgcttctgctggccacactatttctgatgcaggccagatGCCatcggccttcttggccacctgggcacactgctggctcatattcagccggctgtcagccatcacgcccaggtctttctctgctgggcaactttccagccactcttccccaagcctgtagcgctgcatggggttgccatgacccaagtgcaggacccggcacttggccttgttgagcttcatacaactggcctcagcccgtcgatccagcctgtccagatccctctgtagagcctccctaccctccagcagatcgaccctgcctcccagcttggtgtcaactgcaaacttgctgaaggtgcactcaatcccctcgtccaaatcatcgataaagatattaaacagaacggggcccaacaccgagccctggggaacaccgcttgtgacctgccgccaactggatttcaccccattcaccacaaccctctgggctcggccatccagccagtgaagagtacacttatccaggccacgagacgccagcttctcaaggagtatgccatgagagacagtgtcaaaggccttgctgaagtcgaggtagataacacccacagcctttccctcatccactaggcgggtcacctggtcatagaaggagatcaggttggtcaagcaggacttgcctttcgtaaacccatgctgacggggcctgatccccttcttatcctggacttgccgtgtgagtgctctcaagacaaatggttccataatcttccctggtaccgaggtcaggctgacaggcttgtagttccccggatcctccctccgacccgtcttgtaaatgggtgtcacattggcaagcctccagtcctctgggacctcccccgttgaccaggaacgctgatagatgacagagagtggcttggcaaggacctctgcccgTTCCCTCGCtgctcttggatggatcccatcaggtcccatagatttctgagtgtccagatggtgtagtaggtccctaactttttcctcctggattaaggtgggtatgttatgctcttcatccttaccttccagctcaaggggtggagtaccctggggataactggactcactgttaaagactgaggcaaagaaggcattaagtacctcggccttttcctcatcacgggttgctacgttcccttctgtatccattacaggaaagacattctccttgggattctttttactgttaacatatttgtaaaaacattttttgttgtcccttaccaTAGTGGCCAgctttagttctagctgagcttttgcctttctaattttctctctgtatgatctaacaagatccctgtactcccaagttgcccaccctttcctccagagatgataaactctcctttttttcttgagtcctagctcaggaaagctccccattcagccaggccggttgttttcttcagcagttcAACTTGCGGCacgtgggaatagcctggtcctgagccattaagatttccttcttaaagaatgcccatccctcctggacccctctgcccttcaggaccgtctcccaagggactctctcaaccagtgccttgaagaggccaaagttagccctccggaagtccagagcggtggttttgctgaccaccttccttgcctcaccaagaattgaaaattctatcatttcatggtcaccaagcccaagatggcctccgaccatcacacctcccaccagtccttccctgcttgtaaacaacagatctagcaaggctcctcctcccctggttggctcacctaccagctgtgtcaggaagtcatcttccacacattccaggaacctcctagattgttcactcactgctgtgttgtatttccagcagatgtctggaaagttgaagtccccgacgaggacaagggcacacgattctgagactactgccagctgcttgtagaatgattcatccgtctcctcaacctggtcgggcggtctgtaacagactcccagcacaatatctgccttattggctttccctctcatcctcacccataagcactccaccttgtcatcagaatcgtgtagctctgtacagtcaaaacgttccctaacatagagagccaccccaccacctcttctaccttgcctatcccttctgaagagcttgtagccatccattgcagcactccagtcacgggagtcgtcccaccatgtttccgtgatggcgactaagtcatatctatcctgctgcacaatggcttccagtcCTCCTGTTTATCGCCCacgctgcgtgcgttggcatagatgcatgcGAGCTGGGCTATCGAATCCACTGCCAACAttggcacgctgcccccaggctcatctctggtgcacctagctTTATCCCTTACCcgcttcaaacctagtttaaagccctttctatgagccctgccatctcatgagcaaggattctCTTACTCCTTTGAGACAGCTGGacaccatctgtcgctagcaagcccggtgctgtgtaaacctccccatgatcaaaaaaccccaaattccaccgatggcaccagcctctgagccacgtattaaccaggtgtgttctcctgttcctttcagcgtatctccctgccactgaagggattgaggaagaCACTGCCTGTGCTCCCGATGcctccactaatcgccccagtgccctgaagtccctttggatttctctctgcagtctcatcactgccagcctgcacaaccagcaatgggtaataatcagaggtccgaaccagaccagggagttccatggtaatgtcttttacccgggccccagggaggcagcagacttccctgtgggatgggtcaggcctgcatattgggccctccgtccccctcagaagggagtcgcctacgacaattaccctcccttttcttttttcagaggttgTGAGAATGCGCGGGGCTGCCCGACCGGGCCtcggcacctccctagataggccTTCACCTACACCCTGGTCTTCACGGGCCTGGTCcgcaagttccagagccccatacctgttgtgcagggggcaactgggaaggtgagggagaccgggaggggattcgcctgcctccccgagcaggggcCTGGATCCATTCCCCTCCAGCTCTCAGGCAGGGGagcctccgcttctcgcggagcctccgtctgctgcctctgcctcagggatggttgGTAGGGTGCGGGCCCACCGATGGCTCTCCCTCTCACGCTCCcggatactcctcaacctttccactgcctccttcagctctgccacccgGCTGAGCAGATCgttcacctggtcacacctcacacaagaggtgtccccgctgacCTCCATCCTTGGTgacagactcaggcactccctgcagccagagacccggacagctgcacgttcgCACGGGAGCTCTGTCCGCGTCGCCGCATTTCTCCTAACAACGGCTTTCCCCCGAGCGGCAACCCtacctgggtctccctccggGCTGACGCCCACCGCTTGAGTggccttctccagctgggaagaggaagaggaagaggaagaaggggcCTGCGCCCTGCCCACCCAAACTGCTGCGCCAACCGCTGCACCGCGCTCCTGTTCGCCGGCGCTGCTGACTGTTACGCCGCGTTCAAATCAAGAAAGATGGACTACCTTGCCTTTAGCTACCTTTCTTCACGAAGTGGGCACTTAAGAAGGTCTTGAATGTCATGTTAGAATGGTTAGTTGCAAAACCACAAGAAAGATGTTTTGTGGCCAAATGTCGTcagggtaaaaaataaaatattaatcccTTCCATTCTGCTTTTGTGTCTTGGCGTGAGCTATTGTGCTTATAGTCTACGCTGGAATATCGAGACGTTAAATTATGGAACCTGTCT harbors:
- the LOC126035834 gene encoding E3 ubiquitin-protein ligase TRIM36-like isoform X3, with amino-acid sequence MEGDRLESAVTIKGIERELICPACKELFTHPLILPCQHNVCHKCVKEILFAFEDAFADGGSESSNQSSPRIKITSSSLDRIDRISRSASQRRSFGWRGFGVYTGRKRNSLTPRSSLFPCPGCQRDIDLGERGINGLFRNFTLETIVERYRQAARAAIAIMCDFCKPPPQESTKSCMDCSASYCNECFKIHHPWGTVKAQHEYVGPTTNFRPKILMCPEHEMERVNMYCELCRRPVCHLCKLGGCHANHRVTTMSTAYKTLKEKLSKDIEYLISKESQVKAHITQLDLLLKETECNSERAKEEASQSFEKLSHVLEEKKSAALKAIEASKNLRLEKLQAQAEEYQGLLENNGLVGYAQEVLKETDPSFFVQTAKQLHVRIQKATESLKNFRPAAETTFEDFVVDIAKQEDILGDLAFHSNGLETPEIDEEQSRVYNKALISWERPGKTDTADTYVLEYHKLNREEESATWQEIKVCSKSKVISDLDDNSSYAFRVRGYKGSICSPWSQEVILHTPPAPVFSFLFDDKCGYNSEHLLLNPRRTSVESRAGFPLLLGSEHMQVGCYTTLDYIIGDTGIAKGKHFWAFHVEAYSYLVKVGVVSSSKIQKLFHNTHDVTSPRYEQDSGHDSGTEDAFFDSSQPVTLVTLGMKKFFIPMTPASPKDPASRILPLPSCLGICLDCDKGKVGFYDAGSMKCLYESKVDCSGMMYPAFALMGGAAVHLEEAVTARYGEYHDDI